The following coding sequences are from one Reyranella humidisoli window:
- a CDS encoding DHA2 family efflux MFS transporter permease subunit, protein MAPAVDPAVLRRRRLITFTVMAATIMHALDGTIANVALPSIQGSLSATQEQVSWVVTSYIVASAILTPLAGFCAMRFGLRRTLATCVIGFTIVSMMCGAAQTLDQLVLFRALQGGFGAALVPVSQAIMMDTYPREEQGKAMAMWGVGTMLGPIAGPSLGGWLTDELSWRWVFYVNLPVGILCAIGILALVRDNVHGAPRRFDLLGFTLLAVAIGSFQLMLDRGHMLDWFDSVEIIGETLVAAVAFAMFLIHMMTDRQPFLSRELFRDRNLTVGLCFTALAGLVLIVTATLMPPFLQQLMGYPVFTTGVVLAPRGAGMMVSMMLVSRLIGIMDARILIGLGFGLAAASLYDMTLFNLNVSESRIVWNGVLLGFGLGLVFPPLTVLTFATLPQRLRTEGAAVNALLRNLGASIGIAVLVSMLASNTQQNRADMVEKFTPWHPGWPMAGSGVSLDPTQVAIWDGEITRQAALIGYLNDFRVMMICSLVLIPLLFLMRRPPLIAGR, encoded by the coding sequence ATGGCGCCGGCCGTCGATCCGGCGGTCCTGCGCCGCCGCCGTCTCATCACCTTCACCGTGATGGCGGCGACCATCATGCATGCGCTCGACGGCACCATTGCCAACGTGGCACTGCCGTCGATCCAGGGCTCGCTGTCGGCCACGCAGGAGCAGGTCTCCTGGGTCGTCACCTCCTATATCGTGGCCTCGGCCATCCTGACGCCGCTCGCCGGCTTCTGCGCCATGCGCTTCGGCTTGCGGCGCACGCTGGCGACCTGCGTGATCGGCTTCACCATCGTGTCGATGATGTGCGGTGCGGCGCAGACGCTCGACCAGCTCGTGCTGTTCCGCGCCCTGCAGGGCGGGTTTGGCGCTGCACTCGTACCGGTGTCGCAGGCCATCATGATGGACACCTACCCGCGCGAGGAGCAGGGCAAGGCGATGGCCATGTGGGGCGTCGGCACGATGCTCGGGCCCATCGCCGGACCGTCTCTGGGCGGCTGGCTGACCGACGAGTTGAGCTGGCGCTGGGTGTTCTATGTGAACCTGCCCGTCGGAATCCTCTGTGCCATCGGCATCCTGGCGCTGGTGCGCGACAACGTCCACGGCGCGCCCCGGCGCTTCGACCTGCTGGGCTTCACCCTGCTGGCCGTCGCCATCGGCTCGTTCCAGCTCATGCTCGACCGCGGCCACATGCTCGACTGGTTCGACTCTGTCGAGATCATCGGCGAGACGCTGGTGGCGGCCGTCGCCTTCGCGATGTTCCTGATCCACATGATGACCGACCGCCAGCCGTTCCTGTCGCGCGAGCTGTTCCGCGATCGCAACCTCACGGTCGGACTCTGTTTCACCGCGCTGGCGGGCCTCGTGCTGATCGTGACGGCGACCCTGATGCCGCCGTTCCTGCAGCAGCTCATGGGCTATCCGGTGTTCACCACGGGTGTCGTGCTGGCGCCGCGCGGCGCGGGCATGATGGTGTCGATGATGCTGGTCTCGCGCCTGATCGGCATCATGGATGCGCGCATCCTGATCGGGCTGGGCTTCGGACTGGCCGCCGCTTCGCTCTACGACATGACGCTGTTCAATCTCAACGTCAGCGAGAGCCGCATCGTCTGGAACGGCGTCCTGCTGGGCTTCGGGCTGGGGCTCGTCTTCCCGCCGCTCACGGTGCTTACCTTCGCCACTCTGCCCCAGCGCCTGCGCACCGAGGGCGCGGCGGTGAACGCGCTGCTGCGCAACCTGGGCGCCAGCATCGGCATCGCGGTGCTGGTCTCGATGCTGGCCAGCAACACCCAGCAGAACCGCGCCGACATGGTCGAGAAGTTCACGCCCTGGCATCCCGGCTGGCCGATGGCCGGCTCCGGCGTGAGCCTCGATCCGACCCAGGTCGCGATCTGGGACGGCGAGATCACGCGGCAGGCCGCCCTGATCGGCTACCTGAACGACTTCCGCGTCATGATGATCTGCTCGCTGGTGCTGATCCCGCTGCTCTTCCTGATGCGCCGACCGCCCCTTATCGCCGGGCGCTAA
- a CDS encoding RNA methyltransferase, which translates to MGRASKGRDVAAATPVVILVRPQLGENIGMAARAMLNCGLSTLRLVAPRDGWPNEKAQRAASGADIVLEKAEVFDSVGEAVADLERVVATTARNRELAQRIVTPRQAASDMRGWIGQGDSIGILFGPERTGLENDDMVHADTALSIPLNPQFSSLNMAQAVLLVAYEWSAAGDTTPPARMADHATRPATKEELQSLFDHLERALDQSGFLRNKEMRPSMVLNLRALLQRAEMTEQEARTFHGVIKFLSKSKHEE; encoded by the coding sequence ATGGGACGCGCATCGAAGGGCCGCGACGTCGCCGCCGCAACGCCGGTGGTCATCCTCGTGCGCCCGCAACTCGGCGAGAATATCGGCATGGCCGCGCGCGCCATGCTGAATTGCGGCCTGTCGACCCTGCGCCTGGTGGCGCCGCGCGACGGCTGGCCGAACGAAAAGGCGCAGCGCGCCGCCTCGGGCGCCGACATCGTGCTGGAGAAGGCCGAGGTGTTCGACAGCGTGGGCGAGGCCGTGGCCGATCTCGAACGGGTGGTCGCCACGACGGCGCGCAACCGCGAATTGGCGCAGCGCATCGTGACGCCGCGCCAGGCCGCGTCCGACATGCGTGGCTGGATCGGGCAGGGCGATAGCATCGGCATCCTGTTCGGGCCCGAGCGCACCGGCCTCGAGAATGACGACATGGTCCATGCCGACACCGCGCTCTCTATTCCGCTCAATCCGCAATTCTCCTCGCTGAACATGGCGCAGGCGGTGCTGCTGGTGGCCTACGAATGGAGCGCCGCCGGCGACACGACGCCGCCCGCCCGCATGGCCGACCATGCGACGCGGCCCGCCACCAAGGAGGAGCTGCAGAGCCTGTTCGACCATCTCGAGCGCGCGCTCGACCAGTCGGGCTTCCTGCGCAACAAGGAGATGCGTCCCTCCATGGTGCTCAATCTGCGTGCCCTGCTGCAGCGCGCCGAGATGACCGAGCAGGAAGCGCGCACCTTCCACGGCGTCATCAAGTTCCTGTCCAAGAGCAAGCACGAGGAATAG
- a CDS encoding OsmC family protein, whose protein sequence is MSTTAKISWVDGALLVAEGGSGHTITMDGAPDIGGRNLASRPMEVLLMGMGGCTAIDVVSMLKKQRQDIEGVEVSLVAERAEDHPKVYTSVKLVYTVRGRKLNKALVERAVSLSDEKYCSATAMVKKTADVTHEIVLVEI, encoded by the coding sequence ATGTCCACGACCGCCAAGATTTCCTGGGTCGACGGCGCCCTGCTGGTCGCCGAAGGCGGCAGCGGTCACACGATCACCATGGACGGCGCGCCCGACATCGGTGGCCGCAACCTGGCCTCGCGGCCGATGGAAGTCCTGTTGATGGGCATGGGCGGCTGCACCGCCATCGACGTCGTCTCGATGCTGAAGAAGCAGCGCCAGGACATCGAGGGCGTGGAAGTCTCGCTGGTCGCCGAGCGGGCCGAGGACCATCCCAAGGTCTATACCTCGGTGAAGCTGGTCTACACGGTGCGCGGCCGGAAATTGAACAAGGCGCTGGTCGAGCGGGCGGTCAGCCTGTCGGACGAAAAGTACTGTTCGGCCACCGCCATGGTGAAGAAAACCGCCGACGTGACCCACGAAATCGTGCTGGTCGAGATCTAA
- the rpsD gene encoding 30S ribosomal protein S4, giving the protein MSKRANSKYKIDRRLRVNLWGRPKSPLNKREYGPGQHGQGRTKPTDYRLQLMAKQRLKGYYGSVSERQLRRYYTEAVRRKGDTGENLVELLERRLDAVIYRMKFAITVFASRQLVSHGHVKVNGRRVNIASYLVKDNDVIELTSKAKEMERVLEATQTAERDVPEYVTVDHKEMKGTYVRGPKLADVPYPVQMEPSLVVEYYSR; this is encoded by the coding sequence GTGAGCAAGCGCGCTAATTCGAAGTACAAGATCGACCGCCGCCTCAGGGTCAACCTGTGGGGCCGTCCTAAGAGCCCGCTCAACAAGCGTGAATACGGTCCCGGCCAGCACGGGCAGGGTCGCACCAAGCCGACCGACTACCGCCTGCAGCTCATGGCGAAGCAGCGCCTGAAGGGCTACTACGGCTCGGTCAGCGAGCGTCAGCTCCGCCGCTATTACACCGAAGCCGTCCGCCGCAAGGGCGACACCGGCGAAAACCTGGTCGAGCTGCTTGAGCGCCGCCTGGATGCGGTGATCTACCGCATGAAGTTCGCCATCACCGTCTTCGCCTCGCGCCAGCTGGTCAGCCACGGCCACGTGAAGGTCAACGGCCGCCGCGTGAACATCGCTTCCTACCTCGTCAAGGACAACGACGTCATCGAACTGACGTCGAAGGCCAAGGAGATGGAGCGGGTCCTCGAGGCCACGCAGACCGCCGAGCGCGACGTGCCGGAATACGTCACGGTCGACCACAAGGAGATGAAGGGCACCTACGTGCGCGGGCCGAAGCTCGCCGACGTGCCGTACCCCGTCCAGATGGAACCGTCGCTGGTCGTCGAATACTACAGCCGCTAA
- a CDS encoding efflux RND transporter periplasmic adaptor subunit, which yields MGFVRAAVFTSIVAIGGAAYVYRADVMREVGPYLGMAPAKAAETQASPAAGAQPQGRRGRANPGGAVPVVTMPVTSQAMPVVVDAVGTVQSIASVQIKPRMDSQIMKVNVEEGALVKEGDVLFELDSRALKAQLGQIEAQIRKDQAQVVQARRDLQRTEELLAKNAGTVVQRDNAGTAVKAAEAQLEADEAAKASVQTSLTFTEIRAPVSGRIGSIANKAGAVVRTGDNSAASTLATINQIDPIYVSFAIPQVILPDLRAAMAKGPVTVSAIVDDAKKQSGVMAFIENTVDPNTGTVTAKARIGNANELLWPGQFVKVEIVLGIEPDALSVPSSAVQLGSQGPFVFVIKDGVAELRQVSVKRTQDGQAVIGKGLESGEQVVVDGQLRLVQGASVTVRPPTVNPTRPTAPPRG from the coding sequence ATGGGTTTCGTCCGTGCGGCAGTGTTCACCTCGATCGTTGCGATCGGCGGAGCCGCTTATGTCTATCGCGCTGACGTCATGCGCGAGGTCGGGCCGTATCTGGGAATGGCGCCGGCCAAGGCCGCCGAGACGCAAGCCAGTCCGGCGGCCGGAGCGCAGCCGCAGGGACGTCGTGGCCGCGCCAATCCGGGTGGAGCGGTGCCGGTCGTCACCATGCCGGTCACCAGCCAGGCCATGCCGGTAGTGGTCGATGCCGTCGGAACGGTGCAGTCGATTGCGTCCGTGCAGATCAAGCCGCGGATGGACAGCCAGATCATGAAGGTGAACGTCGAAGAGGGCGCCCTGGTGAAGGAGGGCGACGTTCTCTTCGAACTGGATTCGCGTGCGCTCAAGGCGCAGCTGGGCCAGATCGAGGCGCAGATCCGCAAGGACCAGGCGCAGGTCGTTCAGGCCAGGCGCGATCTGCAGCGTACCGAGGAACTCCTGGCGAAGAACGCCGGCACCGTGGTCCAAAGGGACAATGCCGGCACCGCGGTGAAGGCTGCCGAGGCGCAGCTCGAGGCTGACGAGGCCGCGAAGGCCAGCGTGCAGACGTCGCTCACCTTCACCGAGATACGCGCCCCCGTCTCGGGGCGCATCGGCTCGATCGCCAACAAGGCCGGTGCTGTCGTCAGAACCGGCGACAACAGCGCCGCAAGCACGCTCGCCACGATCAACCAGATCGATCCGATCTATGTGAGCTTCGCGATCCCGCAGGTCATCCTGCCAGACCTGCGCGCGGCGATGGCCAAGGGGCCGGTAACCGTCTCGGCCATCGTTGACGACGCCAAGAAGCAGTCCGGCGTGATGGCCTTCATCGAGAACACCGTCGATCCCAACACCGGCACGGTGACCGCCAAGGCGCGCATCGGCAATGCCAACGAGCTGTTGTGGCCCGGCCAGTTCGTCAAGGTGGAGATCGTGCTCGGCATCGAACCCGACGCGCTTTCCGTGCCTTCGAGTGCGGTCCAGCTCGGTTCGCAGGGACCGTTCGTGTTCGTGATCAAGGATGGGGTGGCCGAACTCAGGCAGGTTTCCGTCAAGCGCACCCAGGACGGACAGGCCGTGATCGGCAAGGGGCTCGAGAGCGGCGAGCAAGTGGTCGTCGACGGCCAGCTCCGGCTGGTCCAGGGGGCATCGGTGACGGTGCGGCCCCCGACGGTCAATCCGACGCGACCCACAGCACCGCCGCGCGGCTAG
- a CDS encoding efflux RND transporter permease subunit, whose protein sequence is MNISEICIRRPVMTILLMASFVLAGAFAYKQLPVAAIPRVEFPTIQVTAQLPGASPETMAASVASILERQFSTIAGVTTMTSTSSLGNTSIVLQFDLNRNIDGAALDVQSAISSAMRRLPPEMTTPPSFRKVNPADWAVMFLALKSNQARLSDVDAFVNRAIMPRVSTLPGVAQVLIFGSQKFAVRVRADLDQLAVRGLTMQELQTAVVNANSSKPVGSIADQKQNAILEATGPINKASDYMPVIVTWQNGAPVRISDVATAVDSVENDKVASWLDGTRAIIMGVYRQPDANTVEVVDRVKAIIPQIQAELPAGVEIHLLADRSKPIREAIDDVEFTLALAAILVIIAIYFFLRSFRATMIPAIALPISVIGTFAGMYLCGHSIDNISLLALTLAVGFVVDDAIVMLENIVRHIEAGEKPMEAALKGSREVGFTIVSMTLSLVAVFIPVLFMGGVVGRMFNEFGLVIAFAILISGVVSLTLTPMLCSRWLKPIDHHEKHNALLRMFEWGFTKLTEGYGWALRRTVRLPRLVLAITLGTFVATALLFQAIPKGFFPSEDIGQIQGSTVGPDDASFDAMVARQSALAEVIRRDPDVASVVSTVGGGNAAATVNSGRIFIMLRDKPERKDSAQQVIARLRRSTAAVPGINVFFQAAQSINIGTTQSRAQYQFGMRSSDLNLLREYAPLMEARMRRIPAILDVNSDLQVRARSAMIDIDRDIASRLGVSVDQIRLLLYSAFGSRQVSTIYASDDTYQVILEADPKYGDAGDILRRLQVRTPNGGLVPLDTLAKRTDKPTSLTVNHIAQLPSVMISFNLAQGVALGDAVRDIQAAAVEVGLPATITTSFEGSAQVFQQAVANQGLLLFAAILVIYIILGILYENFIHPLTILSGLPSAGIGALATLMLFNMDLSVIAMIGVVMLIGIVKKNAIMMVDFAIERRGQGADAQTAIVEAALLRFRPIMMTTVCALLGALPIAVGHGAGAELRQPLGITVVGGLMVSQLLTLFITPVVYIWFDKLTGMKFSPGWARRWRTKGQTPPAPAE, encoded by the coding sequence GTGAACATTTCCGAGATTTGTATTCGCCGACCGGTCATGACCATCCTGCTGATGGCATCGTTCGTCCTCGCCGGCGCGTTTGCCTACAAGCAGCTCCCGGTCGCCGCCATCCCGCGCGTCGAGTTTCCGACGATCCAGGTCACCGCCCAGCTGCCTGGCGCCAGCCCTGAAACGATGGCGGCCTCGGTGGCCTCGATCCTGGAGCGACAATTCTCGACCATTGCCGGCGTGACGACGATGACCTCGACCTCGTCGCTCGGAAACACCTCGATCGTCCTGCAGTTCGATCTCAATCGGAACATCGATGGTGCTGCGCTTGACGTGCAATCGGCCATCTCATCGGCGATGCGGCGTCTGCCGCCTGAGATGACGACGCCTCCCAGTTTCCGAAAGGTAAATCCGGCCGACTGGGCCGTGATGTTCCTCGCCCTCAAGTCGAATCAGGCGCGTCTTTCGGACGTCGACGCTTTCGTCAATCGGGCGATCATGCCGCGCGTCTCGACCCTCCCGGGCGTGGCGCAGGTGCTGATCTTCGGCTCGCAGAAGTTCGCCGTTCGCGTTCGTGCCGATCTCGACCAGCTCGCCGTTCGCGGGCTGACCATGCAGGAACTGCAAACCGCGGTCGTCAACGCCAACTCGAGTAAGCCAGTCGGATCGATCGCCGATCAGAAGCAGAATGCGATCCTCGAAGCCACGGGGCCGATCAACAAAGCATCCGATTACATGCCGGTGATCGTCACCTGGCAGAATGGGGCGCCAGTCCGCATCTCCGATGTCGCGACGGCCGTCGACAGCGTCGAGAACGACAAGGTGGCGAGCTGGCTGGACGGAACCCGCGCCATCATAATGGGTGTCTATCGCCAGCCCGATGCCAACACGGTCGAAGTGGTCGACCGGGTCAAGGCGATCATCCCGCAGATCCAGGCCGAACTGCCGGCCGGTGTCGAAATCCACCTGCTCGCCGACCGCTCCAAGCCCATCCGAGAGGCGATCGACGACGTCGAGTTCACGTTGGCCCTTGCGGCGATCCTGGTCATCATCGCCATCTACTTTTTCCTGCGTAGCTTCCGCGCAACCATGATCCCGGCGATCGCCCTGCCGATTTCCGTGATCGGCACCTTCGCCGGCATGTATCTCTGCGGCCATTCGATCGACAACATCTCGCTGCTGGCCCTGACCCTCGCCGTGGGCTTCGTGGTCGACGATGCCATCGTCATGCTGGAGAACATCGTCCGTCATATCGAGGCGGGCGAAAAGCCGATGGAGGCCGCGCTCAAGGGCTCCCGGGAGGTCGGCTTCACGATCGTGTCGATGACGCTGTCGCTGGTGGCGGTCTTCATTCCCGTCCTCTTCATGGGCGGTGTCGTCGGGCGCATGTTCAACGAGTTCGGCCTTGTGATTGCCTTCGCCATCCTGATCTCGGGCGTCGTGTCGCTGACCCTGACACCAATGCTCTGCTCGCGGTGGCTGAAGCCGATCGACCACCATGAGAAGCACAATGCGTTGCTGCGCATGTTCGAGTGGGGCTTCACGAAGCTTACCGAGGGCTATGGATGGGCGCTGCGGCGTACGGTGCGCCTGCCGCGGCTGGTGCTGGCCATCACCCTCGGAACCTTTGTGGCGACGGCGCTCCTCTTCCAGGCGATCCCCAAGGGCTTTTTCCCGTCGGAAGATATCGGCCAGATCCAGGGCTCCACGGTCGGTCCGGACGATGCCTCTTTCGATGCCATGGTCGCGCGTCAGTCGGCGCTGGCCGAAGTCATACGGCGCGATCCCGATGTGGCATCGGTGGTTTCCACGGTCGGCGGCGGCAATGCGGCGGCGACCGTGAATTCCGGTCGCATCTTCATCATGTTGCGCGACAAGCCGGAGCGTAAGGACAGCGCCCAGCAGGTCATTGCCCGACTCCGCCGCTCGACCGCCGCCGTGCCGGGTATCAACGTGTTCTTCCAGGCTGCCCAGTCGATCAACATCGGCACGACGCAGAGCCGTGCACAGTATCAATTCGGCATGCGCTCGAGCGACCTCAACCTGCTGCGCGAGTACGCGCCGCTGATGGAAGCCAGGATGCGCCGCATTCCCGCGATCCTCGACGTGAACTCGGATCTGCAGGTGCGCGCCCGTTCGGCGATGATCGACATCGACCGCGACATCGCCTCGCGTCTCGGCGTTTCGGTCGATCAGATCCGGCTGCTCCTCTACTCGGCGTTCGGGTCCCGTCAGGTGTCGACGATCTATGCGTCGGACGATACCTACCAGGTGATCCTCGAGGCCGATCCGAAGTACGGCGATGCCGGCGACATCCTGCGACGTCTGCAGGTGCGAACGCCGAACGGCGGCCTGGTGCCGCTCGACACGCTGGCCAAGCGCACCGACAAGCCGACTTCGCTCACCGTCAACCATATCGCCCAGCTTCCGTCGGTGATGATCTCCTTCAATCTCGCGCAAGGGGTGGCGCTGGGTGACGCCGTGCGCGACATCCAGGCGGCGGCGGTGGAGGTCGGGCTGCCGGCAACCATCACCACCAGCTTCGAGGGCAGTGCCCAGGTTTTCCAGCAGGCCGTGGCAAATCAGGGCCTGCTGCTGTTCGCCGCCATCCTCGTGATCTACATCATCCTGGGAATCCTCTACGAGAACTTCATCCACCCGCTGACGATCCTCTCGGGATTGCCGTCGGCCGGCATCGGCGCGCTGGCCACGCTGATGCTCTTCAACATGGATCTTTCGGTCATCGCCATGATCGGCGTGGTCATGCTGATCGGCATCGTGAAGAAGAACGCCATCATGATGGTCGACTTCGCGATCGAGCGGCGCGGGCAGGGCGCGGACGCGCAGACGGCGATCGTCGAGGCCGCGCTGCTCCGCTTCCGGCCGATCATGATGACGACCGTCTGCGCCCTGCTTGGCGCGCTGCCGATCGCCGTGGGCCATGGCGCCGGCGCCGAACTCCGGCAGCCGCTTGGAATTACCGTCGTCGGTGGCCTGATGGTTTCGCAGCTTCTCACCTTGTTCATCACGCCGGTCGTCTACATCTGGTTCGACAAGCTCACCGGCATGAAGTTCAGCCCCGGCTGGGCCAGGCGCTGGCGCACCAAGGGTCAGACCCCACCGGCACCGGCCGAATAG
- a CDS encoding amidase, with protein sequence MTDEIGAFVPGPRVRIEGRAGGPLSGLTFAAKDLFAVAGVPTGGGNHDWPTGRPTPDKHAWAVQTLLDAGATLIGKTITDEVSLGILGENAFDGTPRNVAAPGRVPGGSSSGSAAAVAAGICDTALGTDTGGSVRVPSSFCGLHGIRPTHGRIDVTGMLPQAPTSDTTGWFARDAETFARVSAVMLGEAIPSALPSKLIVAVDAFGFADADTSEALQPMVGKLAALIGSSREEIMAPQGLSVWARAQRSLQPAEAYATFRSWLDERNPRFAFSVAKALVTGSMIPESDKVWANLMRQEVRGRMKYLLPEGTILCLPTTPFPAPKVGLPLSVLDPLRDRITCLCAQGGLAGFPQVNLPGATTVDGLPVGLSIIGPRGSDATLVAVARAMEKAAA encoded by the coding sequence ATGACTGACGAGATCGGCGCTTTCGTTCCTGGCCCCCGCGTGCGTATTGAAGGGCGCGCCGGCGGCCCGTTGTCGGGCCTCACCTTCGCGGCCAAGGATCTGTTCGCGGTGGCGGGCGTGCCGACCGGCGGCGGCAATCACGACTGGCCCACGGGGAGACCGACTCCCGACAAGCATGCCTGGGCGGTGCAGACGCTGCTCGATGCCGGCGCCACGCTGATCGGCAAGACCATCACCGACGAAGTGTCGCTCGGCATCCTGGGCGAGAACGCCTTCGACGGTACGCCGAGGAACGTGGCGGCGCCGGGCCGCGTGCCGGGCGGCTCGTCCTCCGGTTCCGCGGCCGCCGTCGCCGCGGGCATCTGCGACACCGCATTGGGCACCGACACCGGCGGCTCGGTGCGCGTACCGTCGAGCTTTTGCGGCCTTCACGGCATCCGTCCCACGCATGGCAGGATCGACGTGACGGGCATGCTCCCCCAGGCGCCGACCTCCGACACGACGGGCTGGTTCGCCCGCGATGCCGAGACTTTCGCCAGGGTTTCCGCCGTCATGCTGGGGGAGGCGATCCCGTCGGCGCTGCCCTCGAAGCTGATCGTGGCCGTCGATGCGTTCGGCTTCGCGGATGCCGATACCTCGGAAGCGCTGCAGCCGATGGTGGGGAAGCTCGCCGCGCTGATCGGTTCGAGCCGTGAGGAGATCATGGCGCCGCAGGGCCTGTCGGTGTGGGCGCGCGCCCAGCGCAGCCTGCAGCCGGCCGAGGCCTATGCGACGTTCCGGAGCTGGCTCGACGAGCGCAATCCGCGCTTCGCCTTCTCGGTGGCCAAGGCGCTGGTGACCGGCTCGATGATTCCCGAGAGCGACAAGGTCTGGGCCAACCTGATGCGCCAGGAAGTGCGCGGCCGCATGAAGTACCTGCTGCCCGAGGGCACGATCCTCTGCCTGCCGACCACGCCGTTCCCCGCACCGAAGGTCGGCCTGCCGCTGTCGGTGCTCGACCCGCTGCGCGACCGCATCACCTGCCTCTGCGCGCAGGGCGGGCTGGCAGGCTTTCCGCAGGTCAATCTTCCGGGTGCCACGACGGTTGACGGTCTGCCGGTCGGCCTGTCCATCATCGGCCCGCGCGGCAGCGATGCGACCCTGGTCGCCGTGGCGCGCGCGATGGAGAAGGCGGCGGCCTGA
- a CDS encoding sugar O-acetyltransferase, with product MASEKQKMLAGELYVTTGEELAADARRVAGWMDRYNASIAATQQNHPALLREIMASVGEGAYIRPPFHCDYGYNISLGAGVFLNFNCVILDVVKVTIGDRTQIGPGVQILTADHPRDPAQRRAGLEFGRPITIGADVWIGGGAIVLPGVTIGDGAIVGAGAVVTRDVAAGATVVGNPARERQA from the coding sequence GTGGCGAGCGAAAAGCAGAAGATGCTGGCGGGCGAACTCTACGTCACGACGGGCGAGGAACTGGCGGCCGACGCCCGGCGCGTCGCCGGATGGATGGACCGCTACAACGCCTCGATCGCCGCCACGCAGCAGAACCATCCGGCCCTTCTGCGTGAGATCATGGCGTCGGTGGGCGAGGGTGCCTACATCCGGCCGCCCTTCCATTGCGACTACGGCTACAACATCAGTCTTGGGGCGGGCGTTTTCCTCAATTTCAACTGTGTGATCCTCGACGTAGTGAAGGTCACGATCGGCGACCGCACGCAGATCGGGCCGGGCGTGCAGATCCTGACCGCCGATCATCCGCGAGATCCCGCGCAGCGTCGCGCCGGCCTGGAGTTCGGCCGGCCCATCACCATCGGGGCCGATGTGTGGATCGGGGGCGGGGCGATCGTGCTACCCGGCGTGACCATCGGCGACGGCGCGATCGTCGGCGCGGGCGCCGTCGTGACGCGCGACGTGGCCGCCGGTGCTACTGTCGTCGGAAACCCAGCCAGAGAGAGGCAAGCGTGA
- a CDS encoding AtzH-like domain-containing protein, translating to MTDFTPNIPEVVEEVRVLFERYEQALIDKNVEVLDATFWNSPHTIRLANNEHGYGFDRIHAFRVARPPGPGTKEKRLRVDIVTLGRDLATVSLVYKVRGREMTGRQTQTWVRFPDVGWKVVHAHVSMIAEEPIH from the coding sequence GTGACGGATTTTACCCCGAACATTCCCGAAGTCGTCGAAGAGGTGCGCGTGCTGTTCGAGCGCTACGAGCAGGCGCTGATCGACAAGAACGTCGAGGTGCTCGACGCGACGTTCTGGAACAGCCCGCACACGATCCGCCTCGCCAACAACGAGCACGGCTACGGCTTCGACCGCATCCACGCCTTTCGCGTCGCCCGCCCGCCGGGCCCCGGCACCAAGGAGAAGCGGCTCCGGGTCGACATCGTCACCCTGGGCCGCGACCTCGCGACGGTCTCGCTGGTCTACAAGGTGCGCGGCCGCGAGATGACCGGCCGGCAGACCCAGACCTGGGTGCGCTTTCCCGACGTCGGCTGGAAGGTCGTCCACGCCCACGTCTCGATGATCGCCGAAGAGCCGATCCACTAA